The Phycisphaeraceae bacterium genome has a window encoding:
- a CDS encoding nucleotide sugar dehydrogenase, producing MSGLSVERSPRRASSAGNVAGQAGQSASAAADRLAESIERRTARIGVIGLGYVGLPLLRAFWDAGFPVLGFDIDPRKIDMLHRGESYLKHLGATLVSDMAPTRAQGRFEATSDFSRLGEADAVIICVPTPLGRHLEPDLSYIEKTGDAIAATLRPGQLISLESTTYPRTTREILLPRFEARGLTCGRDYFLAFSPEREDPGRKDHSTQTIPKLVGGIDPISGDLATALYAKAIKQVIRVSTAEVAEAAKLLENIYRAVNIALVNELKRVLTAMDIDIWEVIDAAATKPFGFQPFYPGPGLGGHCIPIDPFYLTWKAREVGMPTRFIELAGEVNHAMPEYVVERAVRALNDRGKPVKGSRVLILGLAYKPDVDDVRESPSFELIEKFKDLGAWVDFNDPHVTETHKMRKYNFEMKSVPLTRESLAGYDMVVVSTHHKAYDWQFIADNARLIVDARNALKDVRGDCGHIVKA from the coding sequence ATGTCAGGGTTGAGTGTTGAGCGGTCTCCGCGGCGTGCGAGTTCTGCAGGCAACGTCGCCGGCCAGGCGGGTCAATCCGCATCCGCCGCGGCGGATCGGTTGGCCGAATCGATCGAACGGCGCACCGCTCGCATCGGCGTGATCGGGCTTGGCTACGTGGGGCTTCCGCTGTTGCGTGCCTTCTGGGACGCCGGCTTTCCGGTGCTGGGCTTCGACATCGACCCGCGCAAGATCGACATGCTGCACCGGGGCGAGAGCTACCTCAAGCACCTCGGCGCGACCTTGGTGTCGGACATGGCGCCGACCAGAGCGCAGGGACGGTTCGAAGCCACCAGTGACTTTTCCCGGCTGGGTGAGGCGGACGCAGTCATCATCTGCGTGCCCACGCCGCTGGGACGACACCTTGAGCCGGACCTGAGCTACATCGAGAAGACGGGCGACGCCATCGCCGCCACGCTGCGCCCGGGCCAGTTGATCTCGCTGGAAAGCACGACGTACCCGCGCACGACGCGCGAGATTCTGCTTCCCCGTTTCGAGGCGCGCGGGCTGACATGCGGCCGGGATTACTTCCTCGCCTTCTCGCCCGAGCGAGAGGATCCGGGCCGCAAGGATCACTCTACCCAGACGATCCCCAAGCTCGTGGGCGGCATCGACCCCATCTCCGGCGATCTGGCGACCGCGCTGTACGCCAAGGCGATCAAGCAGGTCATCCGCGTTTCCACGGCGGAAGTGGCGGAAGCCGCCAAGCTGCTGGAGAACATCTACCGCGCCGTCAATATCGCGCTGGTGAACGAACTCAAACGCGTGCTGACGGCGATGGACATCGACATCTGGGAGGTGATCGACGCCGCCGCCACCAAGCCGTTCGGTTTCCAGCCGTTCTATCCGGGTCCGGGTCTGGGCGGGCACTGCATCCCCATCGACCCGTTCTACCTGACGTGGAAGGCCCGCGAGGTGGGCATGCCCACACGATTCATCGAACTGGCGGGCGAGGTCAACCACGCCATGCCCGAGTACGTGGTGGAGCGTGCCGTGCGGGCGCTCAACGACCGGGGCAAGCCCGTCAAGGGCTCGCGCGTGCTGATCCTGGGTCTGGCCTACAAGCCGGACGTGGATGACGTGCGGGAGAGCCCGTCATTCGAGCTCATCGAGAAGTTCAAGGATCTCGGCGCCTGGGTGGACTTCAACGATCCACACGTGACCGAGACGCACAAGATGCGCAAGTACAACTTCGAGATGAAGAGCGTGCCGTTGACCAGGGAGTCCCTGGCCGGTTACGACATGGTGGTCGTGTCCACGCACCACAAGGCGTACGACTGGCAGTTCATCGCCGACAACGCCCGGCTGATCGTGGACGCCCGCAATGCCTTGAAGGACGTCCGTGGCGATTGCGGACACATTGTGAAGGCCTGA